A single region of the Neodiprion pinetum isolate iyNeoPine1 chromosome 5, iyNeoPine1.2, whole genome shotgun sequence genome encodes:
- the mAChR-A gene encoding muscarinic acetylcholine receptor DM1 isoform X2: MNVTTTESLHRHSNESLNSTFETALEGVDPNVGLTTRYTIFEIVLITIVAVCLSLATVIGNSMVMISFKIDKRLQTISNYFLFSLAVADLAIGLISMPLFTVSTLLGYWPLGPHICDTWLALDYLASNASVLNLLIISFDRYFSVTRPLTYRAKRTTFRAGIMIACAWGISILLWPPWIYAWPYIEGERTVPDNACYIQFIETNHYITFGTAIAAFYVPVSVMCFLYWRIWRETEKRKKDLPNLQAGKKDASKRSNSSDEALDLDEWKRQRSESNVGADEINTTYITSSCIDGRYSEYKIKHRPFSWIWLKSWCIAWWHSGREDDDDDDEVGGPESSRTGHGWEETLTPISAETPLPSNMSRCPSLSVIQSTGISIGRNNSPACTICPSYGGVTEKGRLTTKSTSNDSVYTILIRLPTADGNGQAYGSDVPSIKMYSDDMVGLRINHAVENFDENYKYSLRGHGECHGFTGPAAPALRRPSHISEMRTPPLNDKIVPKQVTGGGGSGGSGGGGGGSGSGVGGRGLLNKTPNKKKKKPQEKKADTKAAKTLSAILLAFIITWTPYNILVLLKPLTACVGCIPQELWDFFYYLCYINSTINPVCYALCNASFRRTYVRILTCKWHSRDRTAVNRGYYN; the protein is encoded by the exons ATGAACGTAACAACAACGGAGAGCCTCCACCGTCACAGCAACGAGAGCCTTAATTCGACGTTCGAGACCGCATTGGAGGGTGTCGATCCCAACGTTGGATTAACGACGCGCTACACCATCTTCGAGATTGTCCTCATCACCATAGTCGCCGTGTGCCTCAGTCTGGCCACCGTGATCGGCAATAGCATGGTCATGATATCGTTCAAGATAGATAAACGGCTTCAGACGATATCGAACTACTTTCTCTTCAGCCTGGCCGTCGCCGATCTGGCAATCGGTCTCATATCCATGCCCCTTTTCACAGTCTCCACCCTCCTCGGTTACTGGCCCCTGGGACCCCATATTTGCGACACATGGCTCGCACTAGACTACCTGGCGAGCAACGCTTCGGTTCTCAACCTCCTCATCATCAGCTTCGACAGGTACTTCTCGGTGACCAGGCCCCTCACGTACAGAGCAAAACGAACCACCTTCAGAGCTGGTATAATGATCG CTTGCGCTTGGGGAATATCCATACTGCTTTGGCCACCGTGGATTTACGCTTGGCCCTATATCGAGGGCGAACGTACAGTACCCGACAATGCCTGCTACATACAGTTCATCGAAACGAATCACTACATTACTTTTGGCACGGCAATCGCAGCGTTTTATGTACCTGTTAGCGTAATGTGTTTCCTTTATTGGAGAATATGGAGGGAAACTGAAAAGCGTAAAAAGGATTTGCCAAATTTGCAAGCCGGAAAGAAGGACGCTAGCAAACGCAGCAACTCGAG CGACGAGGCTTTGGACTTGGACGAATGGAAACGGCAACGAAGCGAGTCCAACGTCGGGGCCGACGAAATCAATACAACGTACATTACGTCGTCTTGTATCGATGGTCGCTACTCCGAATATAAAATC AAACATCGGCCGTTCTCTTGGATCTGGCTCAAGTCTTGGTGCATCGCGTGGTGGCACAGCGGACGtgaagacgacgacgacgatgacgaagTTGGGGGTCCGGAAAGCAGCAGGACGGGACATGGCTGGGAAGAAACCCTGACCCCTATATCGGCGGAGACGCCTCTTCCGAGCAACATGTCGCGATGCCCTTCCCTGAGCGTCATTCAATCCACCGGAATATCAATCGGTCGCAATAATTCCCCGGCCTGCACGATATGTCCGAGCTACGGTGGGGTAACGGAAAAAGGTCGGCTCACCACGAAGAGTACTTCGAATGATTCG GTGTACACGATACTGATAAGACTACCTACCGCAGATGGAAACGGCCAAGCCTATGGTAGCGATGTTCCTAGCATTAAAATGTACTCAGACGACATGGTGGGTCTACGGATAAATCACGCGGTGGAGAACTTCGATGAAAACTACAAGTACTCGTTGCGTGGTCACGGCGAATGTCACGGTTTCACAGGACCCGCAGCACCGGCGCTGAGGCGGCCTTCGCACATATCGGAAATGAGGACGCCACCGTTGAACGACAAGATAGTACCGAAGCAGGTAACAGGAGGTGGCGGTAGTGGCggtagtggtggtggtggtggtggtagtgGTAGTGGTGTTGGTGGTAGGGGTTTGCTCAACAAGACGccgaataagaagaagaagaagccgCAGGAGAAGAAGGCGGACACAAAGGCGGCCAAAACGCTTTCGGCGATTCTACTTGCGTTTATAATAACCTGGACACCGTACAATATACTTGTATTGTTGAAACCGTTGACCGCGTGCGTTGGCTGCATTCCTCAAGAACTGTGGGACTTTTTCTATTATCTTTGTTACATTAATAGTACGATTAATCCTGTGTGTTACGCGTTGTGCAACGCGTCGTTTCGTAGAACGTACGTAAGAATACTCACATGTAAATGGCATAGTAGGGACAGAACGGCGGTGAACCGAggatattataattga
- the mAChR-A gene encoding muscarinic acetylcholine receptor DM1 isoform X1, protein MNVTTTESLHRHSNESLNSTFETALEGVDPNVGLTTRYTIFEIVLITIVAVCLSLATVIGNSMVMISFKIDKRLQTISNYFLFSLAVADLAIGLISMPLFTVSTLLGYWPLGPHICDTWLALDYLASNASVLNLLIISFDRYFSVTRPLTYRAKRTTFRAGIMIACAWGISILLWPPWIYAWPYIEGERTVPDNACYIQFIETNHYITFGTAIAAFYVPVSVMCFLYWRIWRETEKRKKDLPNLQAGKKDASKRSNSRYMHSDEALDLDEWKRQRSESNVGADEINTTYITSSCIDGRYSEYKIKHRPFSWIWLKSWCIAWWHSGREDDDDDDEVGGPESSRTGHGWEETLTPISAETPLPSNMSRCPSLSVIQSTGISIGRNNSPACTICPSYGGVTEKGRLTTKSTSNDSVYTILIRLPTADGNGQAYGSDVPSIKMYSDDMVGLRINHAVENFDENYKYSLRGHGECHGFTGPAAPALRRPSHISEMRTPPLNDKIVPKQVTGGGGSGGSGGGGGGSGSGVGGRGLLNKTPNKKKKKPQEKKADTKAAKTLSAILLAFIITWTPYNILVLLKPLTACVGCIPQELWDFFYYLCYINSTINPVCYALCNASFRRTYVRILTCKWHSRDRTAVNRGYYN, encoded by the exons ATGAACGTAACAACAACGGAGAGCCTCCACCGTCACAGCAACGAGAGCCTTAATTCGACGTTCGAGACCGCATTGGAGGGTGTCGATCCCAACGTTGGATTAACGACGCGCTACACCATCTTCGAGATTGTCCTCATCACCATAGTCGCCGTGTGCCTCAGTCTGGCCACCGTGATCGGCAATAGCATGGTCATGATATCGTTCAAGATAGATAAACGGCTTCAGACGATATCGAACTACTTTCTCTTCAGCCTGGCCGTCGCCGATCTGGCAATCGGTCTCATATCCATGCCCCTTTTCACAGTCTCCACCCTCCTCGGTTACTGGCCCCTGGGACCCCATATTTGCGACACATGGCTCGCACTAGACTACCTGGCGAGCAACGCTTCGGTTCTCAACCTCCTCATCATCAGCTTCGACAGGTACTTCTCGGTGACCAGGCCCCTCACGTACAGAGCAAAACGAACCACCTTCAGAGCTGGTATAATGATCG CTTGCGCTTGGGGAATATCCATACTGCTTTGGCCACCGTGGATTTACGCTTGGCCCTATATCGAGGGCGAACGTACAGTACCCGACAATGCCTGCTACATACAGTTCATCGAAACGAATCACTACATTACTTTTGGCACGGCAATCGCAGCGTTTTATGTACCTGTTAGCGTAATGTGTTTCCTTTATTGGAGAATATGGAGGGAAACTGAAAAGCGTAAAAAGGATTTGCCAAATTTGCAAGCCGGAAAGAAGGACGCTAGCAAACGCAGCAACTCGAGGTACATGCATAG CGACGAGGCTTTGGACTTGGACGAATGGAAACGGCAACGAAGCGAGTCCAACGTCGGGGCCGACGAAATCAATACAACGTACATTACGTCGTCTTGTATCGATGGTCGCTACTCCGAATATAAAATC AAACATCGGCCGTTCTCTTGGATCTGGCTCAAGTCTTGGTGCATCGCGTGGTGGCACAGCGGACGtgaagacgacgacgacgatgacgaagTTGGGGGTCCGGAAAGCAGCAGGACGGGACATGGCTGGGAAGAAACCCTGACCCCTATATCGGCGGAGACGCCTCTTCCGAGCAACATGTCGCGATGCCCTTCCCTGAGCGTCATTCAATCCACCGGAATATCAATCGGTCGCAATAATTCCCCGGCCTGCACGATATGTCCGAGCTACGGTGGGGTAACGGAAAAAGGTCGGCTCACCACGAAGAGTACTTCGAATGATTCG GTGTACACGATACTGATAAGACTACCTACCGCAGATGGAAACGGCCAAGCCTATGGTAGCGATGTTCCTAGCATTAAAATGTACTCAGACGACATGGTGGGTCTACGGATAAATCACGCGGTGGAGAACTTCGATGAAAACTACAAGTACTCGTTGCGTGGTCACGGCGAATGTCACGGTTTCACAGGACCCGCAGCACCGGCGCTGAGGCGGCCTTCGCACATATCGGAAATGAGGACGCCACCGTTGAACGACAAGATAGTACCGAAGCAGGTAACAGGAGGTGGCGGTAGTGGCggtagtggtggtggtggtggtggtagtgGTAGTGGTGTTGGTGGTAGGGGTTTGCTCAACAAGACGccgaataagaagaagaagaagccgCAGGAGAAGAAGGCGGACACAAAGGCGGCCAAAACGCTTTCGGCGATTCTACTTGCGTTTATAATAACCTGGACACCGTACAATATACTTGTATTGTTGAAACCGTTGACCGCGTGCGTTGGCTGCATTCCTCAAGAACTGTGGGACTTTTTCTATTATCTTTGTTACATTAATAGTACGATTAATCCTGTGTGTTACGCGTTGTGCAACGCGTCGTTTCGTAGAACGTACGTAAGAATACTCACATGTAAATGGCATAGTAGGGACAGAACGGCGGTGAACCGAggatattataattga
- the LOC124219659 gene encoding 5-aminolevulinate synthase, erythroid-specific, mitochondrial-like isoform X1: MGVGPRVRLFQVTFYLTKTVKGPIESMHCPFLSNLSSNYVRNYGSSLVSNYRQHCPVMSRMFISLSAKPRLQEEPVTEKDHCPYSPTLNVRQKNGAVAESVTVKDKVSRSPLPELEPSEFPYEEFFHKQIMQKKLDHSYRIFKKVNRSVTEFPSAMEYSWGEKPITVWCSNDYLGMSRHPEVLRSVNEALKKFGAGAGGTRNISGNSVGHELLEARLSRLHEKEAGLLFTSCYVANDSTLFTLAKTMPRCEIFSDAGNHASMIQGIRNSAVPKHIFKHNDPKDLDSLLSRVDKTIPKIVAFETVHSMTGDICPLEELCDVAHHHGAMTFVDEVHAVGLYGNKGGGVGERDGVLDKMDVISGTLGKAFGNMGGYIVGWKTMVDFVRSYAAGFIFTTSLPPTVLYGALTAVDILASDEGRRLRKSQQENVAYLKSALTNARLPVERSPSHIIPIKIGDPEMSARLADTLLREKGHYVQAINYPTVAKGEEKLRLAPTPFHTKFMMNNLVRDIVDVWRDLGLPRVTSVQ; the protein is encoded by the exons ATGGGAGTTGGTCCC CGGGTTCGTCTTTTCCAAGTGACTTTTTATCTGACAAAGACCGTGAAAG GTCCAATCGAAAGCATGCACTGCCCATTTCTATCGAACCTTTCGAGCAACTACGTTCGAAATTACGGCTCTTCCCTGGTGTCAAATTACCGACAACACTGCCCAGTTATGTCCCGAATGTTTATCTCATTATCGGCGAAGCCCCGGCTCCAGGAAGAACCGGTCACGGAAAAAGACCACTGCCCATATTCTCCGACTCTCAATGTGCGCCAAAAAAATGGTGCCGTTGCTGAGTCGGTCACGGTCAAAGACAAAGTCTCAAGGTCTCCTCTGCCCGAATTAGAACCGTCAGAATTTCCGTACGAAGAATTCTTTCACAAGCAAATAATGCAGAAGAAACTTGATCACTCTTACCGTATATTCAAAAAGGTGAATCGATCAGTGACGGAGTTTCCATCAGCGATGGAATACTCCTGGGGTGAGAAACCGATAACGGTTTGGTGCTCCAACGACTACTTGGGTATGTCACGTCACCCGGAAGTCCTGCGGTCGGTGAACGAGGCGCTTAAGAAGTTCGGGGCTGGTGCAGGCGGGACGCGAAACATATCCGGTAATTCGGTCGGCCATGAATTGCTCGAGGCGCGTTTGTCCCGTCTGCACGAAAAGGAGGCCGGTCTGCTCTTCACTTCCTGTTACGTAGCGAACGACTCGACCTTGTTCACGCTCGCCAAGACGATGCCACGTTGCGAGATATTCTCGGACGCCGGTAACCACGCCTCAATGATCCAGGGCATCAGGAACAGCGCCGTTCCAAAGCACATATTCAAGCACAACGACCCCAAGGATCTTGACTCGCTGCTTTCCAGGGTGGACAAAACCATCCCTAAGATAGTCGCTTTCGAAACGGTCCACTCCATGACCGGGGACATTTGTCCCCTGGAAGAGTTGTGCGATGTAGCCCATCATCACGGGGCCATGACCTTCGTCGACGAGGTTCACGCGGTTGGATTGTACGGGAATAAGGGTGGCGGTGTCGGGGAACGCGACGGCGTCTTGGACAAGATGGACGTGATTTCCGGAACGTTGGGAAAGGCGTTTGGTAACATGGGCGGTTACATCGTAGGCTGGAAGACCATGGTCGACTTTGTCAGGAGCTACGCGGCTGGTTTCATTTTCACCACTTCGTTACCACCCACCGTTTTGTACGGCGCGTTAACAGCCGTTGATATATTGGCTTCGGACGAGGGTAGAAGGTTGAGAAAATCTCAACAGGAGAACGTTGCCTACTTGAAATCAGCCCTGACCAATGCTCGGCTTCCGGTTGAACGATCGCCGTCGCATATTATACCGATAAAG ATCGGTGATCCGGAAATGTCAGCTCGATTAGCAGACACTTTACTGAGGGAAAAGGGGCATTACGTTCAGGCAATTAATTATCCAACGGTCGCTAAGGGCGAGGAAAAACTGCGACTGGCACCAACGCCGTTCCACACGAAATTTATGATGAACAATCTCGTTCGCGATATTGTCGACGTTTGGAGGGACTTAGGATTGCCCAGAGTGACTTCTGTTCAATGA
- the LOC124219659 gene encoding 5-aminolevulinate synthase, erythroid-specific, mitochondrial-like isoform X2 yields MHCPFLSNLSSNYVRNYGSSLVSNYRQHCPVMSRMFISLSAKPRLQEEPVTEKDHCPYSPTLNVRQKNGAVAESVTVKDKVSRSPLPELEPSEFPYEEFFHKQIMQKKLDHSYRIFKKVNRSVTEFPSAMEYSWGEKPITVWCSNDYLGMSRHPEVLRSVNEALKKFGAGAGGTRNISGNSVGHELLEARLSRLHEKEAGLLFTSCYVANDSTLFTLAKTMPRCEIFSDAGNHASMIQGIRNSAVPKHIFKHNDPKDLDSLLSRVDKTIPKIVAFETVHSMTGDICPLEELCDVAHHHGAMTFVDEVHAVGLYGNKGGGVGERDGVLDKMDVISGTLGKAFGNMGGYIVGWKTMVDFVRSYAAGFIFTTSLPPTVLYGALTAVDILASDEGRRLRKSQQENVAYLKSALTNARLPVERSPSHIIPIKIGDPEMSARLADTLLREKGHYVQAINYPTVAKGEEKLRLAPTPFHTKFMMNNLVRDIVDVWRDLGLPRVTSVQ; encoded by the exons ATGCACTGCCCATTTCTATCGAACCTTTCGAGCAACTACGTTCGAAATTACGGCTCTTCCCTGGTGTCAAATTACCGACAACACTGCCCAGTTATGTCCCGAATGTTTATCTCATTATCGGCGAAGCCCCGGCTCCAGGAAGAACCGGTCACGGAAAAAGACCACTGCCCATATTCTCCGACTCTCAATGTGCGCCAAAAAAATGGTGCCGTTGCTGAGTCGGTCACGGTCAAAGACAAAGTCTCAAGGTCTCCTCTGCCCGAATTAGAACCGTCAGAATTTCCGTACGAAGAATTCTTTCACAAGCAAATAATGCAGAAGAAACTTGATCACTCTTACCGTATATTCAAAAAGGTGAATCGATCAGTGACGGAGTTTCCATCAGCGATGGAATACTCCTGGGGTGAGAAACCGATAACGGTTTGGTGCTCCAACGACTACTTGGGTATGTCACGTCACCCGGAAGTCCTGCGGTCGGTGAACGAGGCGCTTAAGAAGTTCGGGGCTGGTGCAGGCGGGACGCGAAACATATCCGGTAATTCGGTCGGCCATGAATTGCTCGAGGCGCGTTTGTCCCGTCTGCACGAAAAGGAGGCCGGTCTGCTCTTCACTTCCTGTTACGTAGCGAACGACTCGACCTTGTTCACGCTCGCCAAGACGATGCCACGTTGCGAGATATTCTCGGACGCCGGTAACCACGCCTCAATGATCCAGGGCATCAGGAACAGCGCCGTTCCAAAGCACATATTCAAGCACAACGACCCCAAGGATCTTGACTCGCTGCTTTCCAGGGTGGACAAAACCATCCCTAAGATAGTCGCTTTCGAAACGGTCCACTCCATGACCGGGGACATTTGTCCCCTGGAAGAGTTGTGCGATGTAGCCCATCATCACGGGGCCATGACCTTCGTCGACGAGGTTCACGCGGTTGGATTGTACGGGAATAAGGGTGGCGGTGTCGGGGAACGCGACGGCGTCTTGGACAAGATGGACGTGATTTCCGGAACGTTGGGAAAGGCGTTTGGTAACATGGGCGGTTACATCGTAGGCTGGAAGACCATGGTCGACTTTGTCAGGAGCTACGCGGCTGGTTTCATTTTCACCACTTCGTTACCACCCACCGTTTTGTACGGCGCGTTAACAGCCGTTGATATATTGGCTTCGGACGAGGGTAGAAGGTTGAGAAAATCTCAACAGGAGAACGTTGCCTACTTGAAATCAGCCCTGACCAATGCTCGGCTTCCGGTTGAACGATCGCCGTCGCATATTATACCGATAAAG ATCGGTGATCCGGAAATGTCAGCTCGATTAGCAGACACTTTACTGAGGGAAAAGGGGCATTACGTTCAGGCAATTAATTATCCAACGGTCGCTAAGGGCGAGGAAAAACTGCGACTGGCACCAACGCCGTTCCACACGAAATTTATGATGAACAATCTCGTTCGCGATATTGTCGACGTTTGGAGGGACTTAGGATTGCCCAGAGTGACTTCTGTTCAATGA